DNA from Mycolicibacterium alvei:
GGCTGGCACACATATCGAGTGCGCGTGCGTCGGCCGCCAGATCGAGTGCGTCCATGACCAATTCCGACGGCACCAGCGGGCCCAGTTTGTAGGCCCATTTGTAGGTGTCCATGGCGGCGTGGATGCAGCCGGGCTGCTCGGCGTCGAGCTGCTGCTCCCGGCGCAGTTGCCGGTCGTTGCGGGGAACTGCGGCGTCGGTGAAGAACCGGAATGCATCAAAATGGCTGCACCGTAACGGCATTGACTCGACGACGGCATCGGTTCCGGCGGTGCCCAGCCGCAGCGGAATCTTGTCGTGACGTAGCTGGGGCGCCCGATAGACCATGGCCCACTCGTGCAGTCCGAAGCAGTTCATCCGGGGCGCTCGCGTCGCGGTCGAGCGCATCAACCGGGCCACGAATCGGACCGTCTCGATGCGTGAACGCAGGCAGTCGTCCCCGACAGTGACGCCGTGCGGATGTCGGCCGTACCCGGTGCGCTGCAGATAGGACTCGGCGTCCTCGCCGGCGAGTACCACCCCGAAACCCGGATGCCATAGGCGTAGCTGGCGGGGGCGAAGGCTGTAGTAGGTGAACAGGAAATCCCACACCGGGTGCGGTTCACCGGCGTGTCGGCGCCGCACGTGCGGTGTGAGGAAGTCGTCGGCACGCCGCCGGTGTGATTCTGCTCGTGCAGCCCATTCCGGGGGCGCCAGGACCTGCTCGACAGATCCCGCGCGTCCTTCCATGTCTCCTCCACC
Protein-coding regions in this window:
- a CDS encoding 3-methyladenine DNA glycosylase, coding for MEGRAGSVEQVLAPPEWAARAESHRRRADDFLTPHVRRRHAGEPHPVWDFLFTYYSLRPRQLRLWHPGFGVVLAGEDAESYLQRTGYGRHPHGVTVGDDCLRSRIETVRFVARLMRSTATRAPRMNCFGLHEWAMVYRAPQLRHDKIPLRLGTAGTDAVVESMPLRCSHFDAFRFFTDAAVPRNDRQLRREQQLDAEQPGCIHAAMDTYKWAYKLGPLVPSELVMDALDLAADARALDMCASPYDLTQYGFEPIAIETPAGRAEYVRAQQRIAERAAPLRVTLANRCELLLTRLDG